The DNA segment GATGCCGCGCAGCGCGCCGAGGTCGATGCCGTCCTCGTCGACCGGCACGGCCGCGGTCGTGCCGCGCCGCTCGAGGATCCGACGCGCGGACGGGTAGCCCGGGTGTTCGACGGCGACGCGCGGGGCGGCATCCGTCATGATCTGCAGAGCGGATGCCACGAGCGCGACCGCATCGCTGGTTCCCGCGGTGACGACCACGTCGTCCGGTTCGCACGCGAGGCCGCGCGCGTGCCGCAGGTGGTCGGCGAGTTCGGCGCGGAGCCGCGGCGCGCCGAATCCTGCGGGGATGTCGCCCGGCACGGGCGTCGCGGCGGCTCGCCGCCAGGCCGCCCGCCACGCGCGTTCGTCGATGCGTGCGGTCGACGGCAGCCCCGGCCGCAGGTCGAGCAGTCGAGCCCCCGTGACGACAGACGCTGCGGGTTGCGGCGCCCGGGGACCCGCAACGACTGTCGTCACGGGGCTCTGGGCGTGGGCCAGACGCTGGGCGACGCGCGGGGCGGCGCCCTGGCGGAGCTCGAGGTAGCCCTCGCCGGCGAGCTGGTCGTATGCGGCGGTCACGGTGCTGCGCGAGACCCCGAGTTCGGAGGCGAGCCCGCGGGTGGACGGGACCGGGTCGCCGGAGCGCAGGCGACCGTCGAGGATGCCGTGGCGCAGGCCCTCCACGATCTGCACGCCGATCGGCCGGCGATCGTGTCGATCGATCGCGAGCAGTGGTCCGTCCATCCCGCCTCCCGGGAGCACCCTAGTGGACTGCCTGATTGAGCGGAAACTGGACCAGGCATCAGTCCAGTACCGACTCCATGATGGCCTCATGAACACCGCAGCAGTCGCGCCCCCGCGCCGCCTCCGCCGCCTGCCCGACCGGGAGACGAGCGACCGCCTCGCCCTGGACGACCTCCTCGACGCCGAACTCGTCGGCCACCTCGCCGTGGCCGTCGACGGCGTGCCCGTCGTCGTCCCGATGGGGTACGCGCGCGTCGACCGCCACCTCGTCCTGCACGGCTCGACCGGGGGTGGATTCGCGCTGCGGGCGGCATCCGCTCGCACGCCCGTCGCCTTCGCCGTCACGGCACTCGACGGACTCGTCTACGCGCGGTCCCTCTTCGACAGCTCCATGAACTACCGCAGCGTCACCGTGAAGGGGGTGCTCGAGGCCGTCCCGGCCGATGAGGAGGAGGCCGCCCTGCTCGCGCTCTCCGAGCGGCTCATGCCCGGCCGCCCGGCCGAGGTCCGCGACACCCGGCGGAAGGAGGTCGCGGCGACGCGGGTGCTGCGGCTGGCGCTCGACGACGTCGTCATGAAGCAGCGCGCCGGCGGGCCCTCCGAGGAGCCGGACGACGGCGAGGACCACACGCAGTGGGCGGGCGTGCTGCCGCTCGAGCGGCGATGGGGTGCGCCGATCCCGTCGGCCCTCACGCCGGCGGGCACCGCCGTGCCCGCCTCGGTCGCCGCGCTCGCGCGCTGAATCGGGCCGTCGCCCGGGTCCGAACCTGAACGCGCGCTCGGCATCGGCCGCGCCGTCGCGGGTAGGCTGGTCGGCACGACCCGAAGGAGCGCTGACGCGAATGACCCGGCTCGAAGAGATCCCGTTCCAGACCATGACGGGCGAGACCCGCACCCTCGCCGACTGGGCCGGCCAGGTCCGGCTCGTCGTCAACGTCGCGTCCCGCTGCGGGCTGTCGCCCCAGTACGAGCAGCTCGAGCAGCTCCAGCGCACCTACGGCGACCGCGGGTTCACCGTGCTGGGCTTCCCGAGCAACCAGTTCCTGCAGGAACTGGCCAGCAACGAGGCGGTCAGCGAGTACTGCTCGACCACGTGGGGCGTGACCTTCCCGATCTTCGATCGCGTCCGGGTGAACGGCCGCAAGGAGCATCCGCTCTACGCCGAGCTCAAGCAGGCGACGGATGCCGACGGCAAGGCCGGCCGGGTCACCTGGAACTTCGAGAAGTTCCTCGTGCTGCCCTCGGGGGAGGTGCGCCGGTTCCGGCCGCAGACCGTGCCCGACGCTCCCGAGGTCGTCGACGCGATCGAGGCCGCACTGCCGATCCGCAAGGACTGACACCGACTCGGCCGGGCGCTCGGAGGGGGTCGAACGCGGTATGCCGCGACCTGCCCGCGCCGACGCCCGGATCCCGTTCGCTCAGCGCGGCGCTCACCCGACCGGCGCGAACCCCCGTGCCAGATCGAGCAGCAGGCGCGCCCCGTACCCGGTGGCACCCTTCGACCGCCACGAGTCGTCGCCCTCCGACGCCATCGTGCCGGCGATGTCGAGATGGGCCCACGGCGTCTCGCCGACGAACTCGGCCAGGAACAGTGCCGCGGTCGTCGCCCCGGCGTTCGGGCCGCCGATGTTGGCGATGTCTGCGACATCCGAGTCCAACTGCTTGCGGTACTTCTTCACGAGCGGGAACTGCCAGGTGAGTTCGTCGGTGGCCTGGCCCGACGCGACGAGGCGGTCGATGAGCGCCTGGCTCGTGCCGAGCACGACCGAGTGCGATTCGCCGAGCGCGCGCATGGCGGTTCCGGTGAGGGTCGCGATGTCGACGATGGCGTCGACGCCGGCTTCCGTGGCGAGCACGAGTCCGTCCATGAGCACGAGTCGCCCCTCGGCGTCGGTGTTCTTGACCTCGACGGTCCTGCCGCCCCGTGCGGTGAGCACGTCGCCGAGCTTGTAGGCCGAGCCCGACGGCATGTTGTCGGTGCACATGAGCCAGGCGGAGACCTTCGACCTCGCGCCGAGGTCGCGGAGCGCCGTGAGCGCGCCCAGGACGGCGGCGGCGCCGCCCATGTCCATCTTCATGAGCAGGTGGGACGGATCGCTCGGCTTCAGGCTGATGCCGCCCGAGTCGTACATGATGCCCTTGCCGACCAGGCCCAGGTGCCCGGTCGCATCGCCGTCCGGGGCGTAGCGCAGCACGAGCATCCGCGGCTCTTCCGCGCTGGCGGCGTTGACGCCGAGGATCCCGCCGCACCCGAGTTCGACGAGCCGTTCCCGGTCGAACACCTCGACCTCGAATCCGAACCTGCCCCCGAGGGTCTCCGCGACGTCGGCGAGGTCGGTCGCGGTCAGGTGACTCGGCGGCGTGTTGGCCAGGTCGCGTGCGATCGCGGTCGCGCGGGCGGAGACGACGCCCTCGGCGGCGCCGGCGGATGCCGCGGCGCGATCGGCGCCGTCGATGCGCAGCTCCACGCGCTCGAGCCGGGGCTCTCGGGCCTCGGCCTTGAGGGCGTCGTAGCGGTACCGGCCGAGCAGCACGCCCTCCACGAGCGCGCGGCCGGCGGCCGCGGCATCCGCTTCGCCCGTCGACGGCACCTGGAACCCGACCGCTGCCGCCTTCGGCGCCGCACGCACGAACGTCGCCGCGGCGTCTCGCAGCGCGGCATCCGTCGTCTCGTCGGCGTCCCCGCCGCCGACGAGGACCGTGAGCGACCCACCGGGCTGCGGCAGGGCCAGGGTCTGGCCGGGCTTCGCCTCGAAGCCGAGGCGCGCGAGTCCGTCGCGGTCGAACCCGACTCCGTCGGGAAGCGGACCGGCATCGTGCACGAGCACCCCGACGGCATCGAGCCCTGCGCCGAACTCGCCGACGACGGATGCCACGACGCCGTCGTGCGCCTCGAGCGAGGGGATGGGGGAGAACCCCTCGGGAATGACCTTGACCGGATTGCGAACCATGACCTGCCTCCACGTCGTCCGGTTCCGACCGTATCCCGATTCGCCCTCACGGGGGTGACGAATCGGTCCCGGGCCCGCGCTGCGGCGGTGGCCGACTAGAATCGGAGGGACCCACGACCGCGACGTCCGGGCGGTCGGCCGCCCGCTGCGGTCGGCGACAGTGACTGGTGATGCGGTGGAGATCTTCGAAGGCTGGCCCCTCCCGGCGGCGATCGGCACCCTGTTCGTGATCGTGCTCCTCCGCGCCGGCGGGACGTACGCGCTCGGGCGAGGATCGCGCGCGGGCGTGAAGCGGTTGCTCGAACGTCGCGGCCGCATGGGCCCGGCGCTCGCCCGGGCGGAGGCCGTCGTCGACCGGTACGGCGCACCCGTCGTCGCGCTCTCCTTCCTCACGGTCGGCTTCCAGACCGCGGTGAACCTCGCGGCGGGCGTCATGCGGATGCCCCTCATCAGGTACCTCCCCGCGCTCGTGATCGGCGGGGCCGCCTGGGCGACGATGTACGGCGTGCTCGGACTCGCGACGATCAACGCGATCATCCAGGCGGCCCAGCGCGACCCGGTCGCCGCGATCGTCAGCGTGCTCGCCGTGATCGCGCTGTTCGTGCTCATCGACGTCGCGACGCGCAAGGCCCGGGCGATCTCCGCACGGCATGCGGCGGCGGTCGAGCCCGTGCTGCCGGAGGAGCCCGGAGCGGCGGAGTAGCCGAGCCCGACGGAGGAGCCGGGCCCGACCGCGGAGCCGAGCCCGACCGCGATCAGTCGCGGGGCGCTGCCTCTCGCCGCACGTTCCGCGTCTGCGAAGCGTCGAGGGCGTCGGCCCGGGACCGCGCGAGGCCGCCGTCGGGTTCGCCCGCGGCGAGCAGGCTCGAGGTCGCGACGACCGAGAGGTGGTTGATCGATCCGCGGACGGTGAAGTTCGCCGTGCCGTCCTCGCCGATCACGCCCTCGATCAGCGGTGACGTGCGGTCGAAGATCGTGAACCCGGTGCCGGGCGGGCCCGTGACGACGAGCGTGCGCCATCCGTTCGCCCCGGGCTCGCCGGCATCGAAGGCCAGACCGGGTGCGCCCGGTTCCGCAGGCTCGACGACCGGGTCCGCCGGCCCGCTGCCCTCGCCGCGATCGGGCTCCGGCACCGAGGGGGTCGAGGTGGGTGCTTCGGTCTGCGCATCCTCGGCGCCCCCGCCCGTCTGCCCGTCGTCCGAATCCGGCGTGGTCACCGGCCCGTCCGGTGTCGCCGGCGGCGCCGGCGCTTCGGCATCGGGGCTCGGCGCCGGGTCGGGGGTGCCGGGAACCTCGGTGGTCCGCACCTCCGGCAGGGACGAACCGGGCGCAGCGGCCATGACGTCGGTCGAGGCCGATCCCGCCGCGTCCCGGGCATCGAGGCCGCTCGGCCCGCCGGCGACCACGGCGACGACGAGCGCGGCCGCGGCCGATGCGGCGAGCGTCGACAGGCCGGTGATGAGGAACCCGCGCGGCACGCGCCGCGCCCCGCCCGAGAGGGCGGCGGCGGGAAGAGGCGCCGGGGCTCGGCCCGCGGCAGCCGGGGCCGCTCCGGCGGATGCCGCGGCTGCCGGAGCCACGGGAACCGGCGCTGCCGGCAAACCCGGGAAGGCCGGGGAGCCCGAGGTCGGGCCGCCGTCGGCGCCGATCACCGTGGCCGCGCCGATGGCGGGGATCGCAGCGGACAACGGGATCGCAGCCAGGGGCGGCCGCGAGGCACCGGTCCGCGTGGCCTCGAGGAACGCGATGCCCGACGCCCCGCCGAGCACGAGCAGCGGGAGCAGGCCGACCAGTCGGTGAGCGAGGTCCGGGACCGGGAGCGCCGCCGCGCGGCATCCGGCGCAGGCATCGACATGCGTGCGGATGCGACGGGCGATCGGACGCCCCGCGGTCGGCGCCGCCCGCAGGGACGACAGCACCTCGGCGCAGTCCGAACCCGGAGGCGATGCGGCCAGACGCTGACGCACCCATGCGTCCCGGAGGCCCGAACGCGCGCCGCCCGCGAGGCGGTCGGCCTCGTCGGTCGTGCACCCGAACGCGGCGCCGAGCTCGGTCGGGGGGAGCCCGTCGATCTCGGCCATCCAGAGCGCCTCCTGGGAGGAGACCGGCAGCGAGGCGTACGCCGTCGCGATCGCGCCGCCGTCGCGAAGCCCGTTCGGCAGGTCGTCGCGGTACCAGTCCTCCGGCGCGAGCAGCGGCGGCCGTGCACCCGGGTTCGCGCCGCCCCGGCCGTCGGCGGCGGCCGCCGCCTCGCGCACGGCTGCGAGCACGTGCGGGCGGAGCGCGCCGACCCGCGCGTTCGGTTCGTGCACCCACGACATGAGCATCGTCTCGGCCGCCCGGACGACGACCTCGACCTCTGCGGAGCCCGGAGTCGCGCCCGCCGCGGCGACCGCGGCCGATTCGTGCCGGTGCCACAGCCTCGCTGCGGCGAAGCCGTCGCCCGCCCGCGCGGAGACGATGAGGGCGGCGTCGCTGGGGGTCTCGACGACGGGCAGTGCGAGCGGCGAGGTGGCCGGATGGCCGCCGTGCGCGTCGGGCACGTGCACTCCTCTCGTCGCGCCGGCGTCTCGGTGCGCGCGGCCTGCGGCGCGGCGCGCCGGGGAACTCGGGTCGCCTGGGCGGCGGGCGGATGCCCGGACCGGTCGTCCGTCTGGGGAGGGCGCCGATCGGGGGTGGGCACCTCGCCGATGTCGCCATCAGCGGTCGGCCCGAGTCTACGACCTGGACGGGGTCCCGGCGCAAGGGGCCCGACGGTCCTTCAACTGCCGGGGTGGCCGGGTTCCCGCGGGGTTCGCAGCAGGGCGCCTTCCTGCCGGATGGTCGCCGCGGCGATCCCCATGGCCTCCGCGAGGACGCTCGCCCAGGTCTCGGCCGTGGCCGGCATGCCCCCGGCGGCGATGCGGTGCACGACTCCCGCGAGGGTCGCGTCGCCCGCGCCCATCGTGTCGACGATCGGCCCGGGCAACTCCACGACGCCGGAGTGCACCTCGAGTGCGGCCGTGTGCACGCTCGCACCGTGCCGTCCCGCGGTGGCGAGGACGGCGGGGCAGCCGCGCTGCCCGAGCACCCGCACGAACTGCTCGAGCGATGTGCCGGCGAGCAGGTCGGCGTCGTCGTCTCCGACCTTGACGAGCACGGACGTCGCGGCGGCGCGCAGCAGGTTCGCCAGGAAGCGGTCGCGATCGTGCAGCATGCCCGCGCGCGGGTTCGCATCGATCACGAGCCGACGTCGCGGATCGCGCACCGCCCCGAGGAGCGCCTCGACCTGTTCGTCGTCGTCGAACGGGTAGCAGCTCACGACCACGAGGTCTGCGGCGTCGAGTGCGTCGCGGGTGGTCCCGTCGAAGGCCAGGCGGCGCGCCCGTGCGGCTGCGTTGAACTCGTACCGGGGCTCTCCGCCCGAGGTGCGGATCGAGACGGCTCGCGAGGAGCCGAGCTCGGACGGACTCGCCACGAGCGCGACGTCGTAGTCGATGAGGAACGATCGGATGCGTCGCCCCGGCTCGTCGTCGCCGATCATGGCAACGAGCGTCGCGTCGGTGCCGAGCAGCGCGAGCCCGGTCGCCACGTTCAGCGCGGCGCCGCCGACGAATTCGCGCGTGCCGCGCGGGTCCCGGAGTTCGTCGATGAGGGCGTCGCCGACGACGGCGACCCGAGGAACGTGTGGTCGCGTCATCCGCTCGGTTCTCCCAGCTTCCGGGCTGCAGCGGCCCGGAGCCAGCGTGGCACGGGGGCGGGCCGGGCGTCCAGCGGCGCGGGGGCGCCGCCGGAACGCTGTACGGTGTGTCGAGTCCCCGAACGGAAGGCCCCATGAGACCCGGACCCCGCCGCAGCCTGTCGCACGCCGAGATCCTCGCCGCAGCCTTCGAACTGCTCGAGACCAAGGGCTTCGACGCCGTGTCCGTCCGCGGCGTCGCCGGCGCGCTGGGCCTCACCCCGACGGCGATGTACACCTACTACCCGAACAAGGACGCGCTCCTGAGCGGCATGGTCGAGCAGGTGCTCGGCCGCCTCGAGGACCAGGCGACGGATGCCGCGGCGCGCCCGGCCACGACCACGGCAGTGCCTGCGCCCGAGGGCCGGCGGGAGCGGGTCACGGCGCTCGCGGGTGCGCTGCGTTCCCAGCTCG comes from the Agromyces marinus genome and includes:
- a CDS encoding pyridoxamine 5'-phosphate oxidase family protein, which produces MNTAAVAPPRRLRRLPDRETSDRLALDDLLDAELVGHLAVAVDGVPVVVPMGYARVDRHLVLHGSTGGGFALRAASARTPVAFAVTALDGLVYARSLFDSSMNYRSVTVKGVLEAVPADEEEAALLALSERLMPGRPAEVRDTRRKEVAATRVLRLALDDVVMKQRAGGPSEEPDDGEDHTQWAGVLPLERRWGAPIPSALTPAGTAVPASVAALAR
- a CDS encoding leucyl aminopeptidase → MVRNPVKVIPEGFSPIPSLEAHDGVVASVVGEFGAGLDAVGVLVHDAGPLPDGVGFDRDGLARLGFEAKPGQTLALPQPGGSLTVLVGGGDADETTDAALRDAAATFVRAAPKAAAVGFQVPSTGEADAAAAGRALVEGVLLGRYRYDALKAEAREPRLERVELRIDGADRAAASAGAAEGVVSARATAIARDLANTPPSHLTATDLADVAETLGGRFGFEVEVFDRERLVELGCGGILGVNAASAEEPRMLVLRYAPDGDATGHLGLVGKGIMYDSGGISLKPSDPSHLLMKMDMGGAAAVLGALTALRDLGARSKVSAWLMCTDNMPSGSAYKLGDVLTARGGRTVEVKNTDAEGRLVLMDGLVLATEAGVDAIVDIATLTGTAMRALGESHSVVLGTSQALIDRLVASGQATDELTWQFPLVKKYRKQLDSDVADIANIGGPNAGATTAALFLAEFVGETPWAHLDIAGTMASEGDDSWRSKGATGYGARLLLDLARGFAPVG
- a CDS encoding glutathione peroxidase, with translation MTRLEEIPFQTMTGETRTLADWAGQVRLVVNVASRCGLSPQYEQLEQLQRTYGDRGFTVLGFPSNQFLQELASNEAVSEYCSTTWGVTFPIFDRVRVNGRKEHPLYAELKQATDADGKAGRVTWNFEKFLVLPSGEVRRFRPQTVPDAPEVVDAIEAALPIRKD
- a CDS encoding carbohydrate kinase family protein, which translates into the protein MTRPHVPRVAVVGDALIDELRDPRGTREFVGGAALNVATGLALLGTDATLVAMIGDDEPGRRIRSFLIDYDVALVASPSELGSSRAVSIRTSGGEPRYEFNAAARARRLAFDGTTRDALDAADLVVVSCYPFDDDEQVEALLGAVRDPRRRLVIDANPRAGMLHDRDRFLANLLRAAATSVLVKVGDDDADLLAGTSLEQFVRVLGQRGCPAVLATAGRHGASVHTAALEVHSGVVELPGPIVDTMGAGDATLAGVVHRIAAGGMPATAETWASVLAEAMGIAAATIRQEGALLRTPREPGHPGS
- a CDS encoding DedA family protein, with protein sequence MEIFEGWPLPAAIGTLFVIVLLRAGGTYALGRGSRAGVKRLLERRGRMGPALARAEAVVDRYGAPVVALSFLTVGFQTAVNLAAGVMRMPLIRYLPALVIGGAAWATMYGVLGLATINAIIQAAQRDPVAAIVSVLAVIALFVLIDVATRKARAISARHAAAVEPVLPEEPGAAE
- the pdxR gene encoding MocR-like pyridoxine biosynthesis transcription factor PdxR, encoding MDGPLLAIDRHDRRPIGVQIVEGLRHGILDGRLRSGDPVPSTRGLASELGVSRSTVTAAYDQLAGEGYLELRQGAAPRVAQRLAHAQSPVTTVVAGPRAPQPAASVVTGARLLDLRPGLPSTARIDERAWRAAWRRAAATPVPGDIPAGFGAPRLRAELADHLRHARGLACEPDDVVVTAGTSDAVALVASALQIMTDAAPRVAVEHPGYPSARRILERRGTTAAVPVDEDGIDLGALRGIRPPPHAVMVTPSHQYPLGGRLPVASRLALLDWAEHVDALVLEDDYDSEFRHVGPPLPALASLDRSGRAILIGSLSKVLTPSLRLGYLVLPPNPRLREAIAAVRDDETTPVPGIAQEAVAELLASGALRRHIAAVRRDYAHRRRLVQAALGGIRHAPLSGLDGGLHAVIRLTSERAATAVVERLAGEGIAVASLADYAAVGGDGPHGIVFGYGSPTDSQLAGALPRLRAAVEAAA